The Chthoniobacterales bacterium genomic interval ACATGTTCGACCAGTTGTCGCTTCGCTACCGTGGCGGAGCCTTCAATGGCCGTCCCTACCATGCGCACAACGACTGGCTGCAATTGCTGGTTGAATATGGGCGCATCGGGCTCGCCCTGGGCCTGTGCTTTTTTCTCACCCACATCGCTGCAGCATGGCGCAACGCCCTTCGCATCGCTCGCGAGACGACGCCCTCGGGACTGCTTCCACAAGATTCGTCCCTTGCCGTTCTCACAGGCGCGCTGGCCGCGCTGGTCGCACTGGCTGTGCACTCCTTTTTCGACTACCGATTGCATGTTCCGGCGGCTGCTTTACCCGTGGCGCTTTGTGCGGGATGGATCGCGGCCACGCGAAAGGCATCGGACTTGGGCGCGACGTATTCGCTGCCCTGGTGGATGCGCGTTCTTGCGGTCATGCCTCTGCTGCCGGGTATCGCGCTCCTTTGGTCTGTGACTCGTGAGTTGCCCGCGGAGCAGAAAGCCCTGGAAGCTGAACGTGCGATGTTCCGCGGCGATCCGCGGGTGGCCTGGGATCTCACGACCGAGGGCCTGATTCGGAGCCCGGACAACCCGCGCTTGCTTGTGCTGGCTGGCGAATCAGCAGGCCTGATCGGCAATGCCTGCACCGCAACGAAAGAGAAGCGCGGATGGTATGAGCGCTCCGCAGCACAATACGCCCGCGCAGTCGGGGAGAGACCCTTTTTTGCCTATGGCTTGCGCGAATACGCACTGGTCTTGGACTGGTGTGGGCGCCAGAAAGAATCGCTGCCATTTCATTTGCGTGCGATCGCCCGCGATCCCGACAGCGGGGCGGGTTACGAGTATTTGGGCGTCCATTACTGGACCCTCGGGCGCAATGACGAGGCCGCGCGTTTGCTGCGGCTCGGCCAGCATTTTCCCGGGTCTCGCTTGGCGGGGGAATTTCTCGAACGTATCGAGAAAGCGAAGAGTCAGCCCCCGGCGAATTAAATAGCCTCTCCGGCGGCATGGGCGCTGGCCCAAGCCCACTGGAAGTTGTAGCCGCCGAGCCACCCGGTGACATCCACGACCTCTCCGATGAAATACAATCCGGAGACGCTGCGGCATTCCATGGTCTTCGAGGAAAGCTCCCGGGTATCCACGCCGCCCAAAGTCACCTCGGCCTTCGGATAGCCCTCGCTCGCCGGAAAAGTGACAGGCCAGTGATGGATCAATCGGCTTGTCTGCTCGCGTTCGCGTGCAGTCCATTGTGCCACCGGTTTGGCCGGTGCATGCCGCGCGCACCACGCCTCCGCGAAACGCTTGGGCCAGAACCGCGCAAGCTGGGCAACCGCCGGTTCCCGTCCCGGGGCGGGCGTGTCATTGCCGTGCGGCAGGAGGTCAAACTCGACGGCTTCGCCCGGGTGCCAATAATTCGAAATCTGCAGCACGGCCGGACCACTGAACCCGCGGTGAGTCAGCAGAAGCGACTCTTCGAAAACTGCTCCATGGTGCATCGCGCGCACGGGAATCGAAACGCCGCTCAGCGGTCCAAAGACGGACAGATCCTTGTGGTCCAACGCCAACGGAACAAGCCCGGGCCGGATCTTCGTTAGGCGGAGACCGAATTGCCGCGCAATGTCGTGTCCCAGGCCCGTGGCGCCGAGCTTTGCGAAGGACAGACCGCCTGTGGCTACGACCAGTGCATCGCAGGAGAAATCGCCCGAGGAGGTGCAGATACGGAACTTTTCCGGCTTGGCGATTTCGTTGATGTGGACGCCGCAGCGCACTTCCGCCCCGGCTCGTGAGCATTCTTCGAGCAACATAGCGACGATTTCGCGCGAACTGCCGTCGCAGAAGAGCTGCCCGAGTTTCTTTTCATGCCACCGGATGCCGTGACTTTCGACAAGCGCGAGAAAATCGTTTGGCGCAAAGCGGGCGAGAGCCGAGCGGCAAAAGTCCGGCGACTCCGAAAGATAATTCTCCGGCGTGGCGCGGATGTTGGTGAAGTTGCAGCGCCCGCCTCCGGAGATTTCGATCTTCTTCCCGACCCGTGCGTTGTGTTCGAGAACGAGAACGCGGCGACCGCGTTGTCCTGCGGTCAGGGCGCAGAACAGACCTGCTGCGCCGCCTCCAAGTATGATGACATCACGGTGCTCCACGGGTCAGAGGGTGAGCACCGTGATGCGTGTCGTGGCTGTGCGGTTGCCGGAGCGCGCGGTGATGACGTGCTCTCCCTCGCGAAGCACGGCTCCCGGCCCCGGTTTGCCGGCGTCGCACGCAAGCGTCCCGCTCGACCACGTGATCTCGCCGGTCCCGTTTGCGACCAGGGGAATGCGCTGCGCGGAGGGCGGCAGGTCGGGATCGAGGAAATACACGGTTCCGGATGCGGGCGAGGTGATGCGGAAGTCCTCCTCGCGGGAAGCGCACGCCACGGTGTCGCCCAATCCGTTTTGCGGTCCCGCGAGCCATTCCCGGTATTCCGCGGGAAGCATGACGCGGCCCTTCGTGTCATAATCGTCCGGATTTTCGGGCGGAGGTGTATTTGCATAAATTTCCCGCACTGCGGCCGGGCACGAAGCGGCGACTGAGTTTCCGGTGAGCGGATGCACGAATCCTTCGCGCACAGCCGCCGGCCGCGCGAACCAGCCAGTGCCGCGCGTCGCATGAAGGTGATTCATGATCTCGCGCATCGCGGGTGCGGCTCCGGTCACCCCGGTGATTGCGCGCATCGGCTCGCCGTCGGGGTTTCCCAACCACACGGCAACGGTGAATTCCGGCGTGTAGCCGACCGCCCAGTTGTCGCGGTAGTCCGAGCTGGTGCCTGTCTTGCAAGCCACGGGAAAGGGGAACGCGAGATAAGACTCGAGCCCGAATGATGCGGCGCGCGCGCGGTTGTCGGCCAGCATGTCGCTGACAAGGTAGGCGGACGCCTCGCCGAAAAGCCTGCGCCCGGCGGTGTCGTCATTCGAACCACCGGCGAGGAGTCGGAAGCCGCGGTGGATTCCTCCGCGGGCCAGCGTGGCGTAAGC includes:
- a CDS encoding NAD(P)/FAD-dependent oxidoreductase: MEHRDVIILGGGAAGLFCALTAGQRGRRVLVLEHNARVGKKIEISGGGRCNFTNIRATPENYLSESPDFCRSALARFAPNDFLALVESHGIRWHEKKLGQLFCDGSSREIVAMLLEECSRAGAEVRCGVHINEIAKPEKFRICTSSGDFSCDALVVATGGLSFAKLGATGLGHDIARQFGLRLTKIRPGLVPLALDHKDLSVFGPLSGVSIPVRAMHHGAVFEESLLLTHRGFSGPAVLQISNYWHPGEAVEFDLLPHGNDTPAPGREPAVAQLARFWPKRFAEAWCARHAPAKPVAQWTAREREQTSRLIHHWPVTFPASEGYPKAEVTLGGVDTRELSSKTMECRSVSGLYFIGEVVDVTGWLGGYNFQWAWASAHAAGEAI